In Babesia microti strain RI chromosome IV, complete genome, the sequence GTAAGGATAGGTGTTAACCCCGAGTCCAGGAGCGGGGGGACGTACGCTTCTAATAGCactgaaattgataaagCTGTGGATGAAATAGGCGATAAACAGGACAATGATATcgaaaatgaaaataagaACAAAGGTATAGATGGATCTTTAAGCGTCCCGTCTCATAACGAGCGCCTCAAGCCACTATACAATATCACGCCAAAACTGGCATTTACCGGTACCAGTAACTCGTGGTTGGATATTACCAACTATGAGTTCTGGAGTAAAATAGCTTCCAGTAACAAATTCTCAATATCTATTCACTTTAAACCCGCGACTAATGGCATTGATGGTAGTAGGAaaacattattatcattggGTAATTGCGGGGGATTAATCTTGTCACTGGATGATAGACAATTGGTTGTTGAACAGATTTGCCATGCAGCAATTACTATCACTAGTGTAATCAATACTAGCGATGATGATACGAGTATTGATAATGAAGTGGTTCATATATTGTTAACATATCATGGGCCCAGTAAAACTATTGCAGTGTATTCAAATGGGCACAACACGATACACAAAAGTAATTGGAGTACAATATCTTTGACGGTATGTAATGGACTGGTTGTTcagtaaaatatttactatacgtttgaattattattgcGTATGAATGTCTTATTCAGGGTCCCAAATACGTCGGTAGACCTGGAACAATGTACGATGACTACTTTGTCGGtcaaatatacaacatCCAATTTTTTGACCATATTCTTACGTCACAAGATGCGTATTCACTCATTAAAAACTTCAATTCAACTGTCATTAACACATTCACTGTTGTCGATGACGGTAAAATACACTGTCTCAAACACCCCattaaatacaatttgacCAGCAGATGGGATGACAGTTTTAAATCATTGGTACTGGGTTGTGATGATGATTTGAGGGTCATAAATGGATTTGTAGGACAGACATTTTCAGTCTACTGTGGCGACGACTGTAGTGACATAAAGTTGCCTCTGAAAGGGAGTGGTATCTATTCTCCCGATTCTTCAATCTGCAAAGCGGCAATGCATGCTGGTGCTGGGAATCACGTCTTACTTAAGCTTCTAGACGGATTGCCCTCATATAAATCCACCAAGGGACACCACGGCATAATCAGCTGTAGTGAATACAGTCCACAGCTTATCAGCTTTTCAGTATCTCCAATGGTTACATCTGAATATTTGACATGTGAAGGTTAGataatagttattttaGATGATGCCATGTGGATTTTGAAGTTACCCATCGGGTCTAAACACATTGTAATGTGTCCTAAAGACTGTCAAAACAATAAAAAAGCTAAGGTTTTTGGTACAGGTAATCACAACAGTTTATCTAGACATTTATAGTCCAAACTCTTCAGTGTGTAAAGCAGCGCTGCATTCTAAGGATATAAAGGTAGGTCATACCCATGAAATTCATATGTTAtgtgaataattttatataatctgCATTCTATATTTTGTGCATTAGcgttaatattattttggtGATTTTTAATGGGTGAATTGAAAGTTGTTTTAACTTGATGTGTTTAATAGCATTATCTAGGGCAACATGAGGATTGAGGTGGAAGTCGCGGAGGGATTAAGCGATTACAAGGGGAGTGAGAGGAATGGAGTGACATCATATTCATATAAGGGATACCTCAGGAGTTTCAAAATAATAAGCGTAGATAAATGTTGACCATTTTTGATGTATGCTATGGAACTAGCTTTAGGTATATTAGTTATCGCATTGATGGAATTTTTTCTATAAATTAGTTCAATTTTCGAATTTTAATGCCTTtggtaattaatttaactAGTGAAAATACTAGACTGAATATTTGTGCAATTAATAACGAGATTGGGGCTTTTAATGTTGAATTGAGGAATagttttgaatttttaaaaattattttattttaatctAAAGATTGTCACAGGAAGCGAACCCATTTTTAAATCTTTTGAAAAATAGACAACTTGACAATTTTATGGTTAATAAAGTAGACAAGTGCCTGAGTAGATGGTATAGATAGTGAAGTGAGTctaatcaatattttagtttaatttccaatgttttcaattaaaaatgtgtatattgcaattatatataactatgaattaaatgattgttatttaaaaacaTGTAgcaaatatatgattatcatatatgataattaaGTATGTGATGGGGTGAGCATGTATAGCACAGGGATTGCCGTGTTTTGATATGGGTATAAGCAAATTCAAGAATAACTTTAAGGGGAAAGGAGTTAGAGGAGGGGAAAGTGGTAAAGGGTTCAGCGGTAAGTCATTGGCCATTTAGGTCGGGGTAAAATGGCTAAGAAGCCTGGTGGGTTCAAGTCTGCTGGATTTAGGGGTGGATCTAACAAAGTGATTATAATTCCTCATAGATTTCCCGGGGTGTTCATAGCTAAGGGCAAAGCTGATGCGCTAGTAACCAAAAATATGGTACCAGGGGAATCCATTTACGGGGAGAAACGAATTCAAGTGCAACAGGATGATGGAGAGAAAGTTGAGTATCGCATTTGGAATCCATTCAGATCCAAGTTAGCTGCCACAATAATTGGGGGAATAGGCAATATGCCTATCCACCCAAACTCAAAGGTTCTCTATTTAGGTATGTTTTCTcatattataaattcttGTTTTCCATTAGCgtaaattttaatagtctaaaaatatctaaCTAAGGCGCTGCGAATGGAACGACAGTCTCTCATGTCTCCGATATGGTTGGACCAAATGGAATGGTCTATGCTGTGGAATTTTCCCATCGTTCTGCACGtgatttgataaatgttGCAAAAAGACGATCCAACATAGTACCGATTGTTGACGATGCCAGGCAGCCTCAGAGGTATAGAATGCTTGTAGGAATTGTTGATGTGATATTCGCCGATGTAGCACAGCCAGATCAAGCGAGGATTGTGGCTATTAATGCCAATCAATTCCTAAAGCCCAGCGGAtggtatataatttcaataaaaGCATCTTGCGTTGATTCCACGGCAAAACCTGAGGCTGTATTTGCTGCAGAAGTTGATAAGTTGAGGAAAGACAAGTGTAAGCCTAGGGAACAGCTTACACTTGAGCCATATCACCGAGATCATGCGGTAGTAATTGGCCAGTATCGTCCAGAGAAGAAGTAGTTATACCGATTATATGCctttgtttatttatgttAAACTGATAGgttttcaaatttttaatgctAACTCTTAAAATAGTCATAAACCTTATTGAGGTTGAACATTTTATGTAGTAACTAATTCCAAATCTATTTGCATAATAAGTAGTTTTGTGTTGTTATTTCTAACTTAGACGTAAGTGTTTATGTGCTAAAATAACTTTCATTGGCTAGAGTAGTTGATATGCTTAATTAATGTGTAACTGGATTTTTTTACTTACAAAaagtaataaaatttttatccattacattataatattgtaattttacGATTtctgtaaaattttaaatgaataagCTTAATGTGGCAATAATCTTTATTCTTATTCctttatgaaattatttgaaatgtGCTGATAAATCCGTcgatttaatataaaataatcacATTTATATCCATTTTTGTGTATAACAGATACTTTcgtataatatttaatgatcaACGATATGTTTTATAagttttaaataacaattgattaTGTTGATGTAGTAAATATCGTAATAACTCTATTTGTTATGCTTAATTGTGTAAtgttatcaataaaaaACTGTATTTTATAAAGAAACATCATGGTTTAATATGCTATTTACTTGTttaagaaatatttaattatttacattataaaattatatcactaAATGTGTTGTGATTGTTTGTctaatcaaaaaaatacgctatttacaatcaatcaagcaaataatttaacgtttaaaacaaaatttagtttccaaaaaatatctactgagtgtataaattatgtaatacatttatgttaaattacttaattacatttaataaaatagcAAGTTTCAATCTAATATTATACGTCATGCCACTAGTGCCGTTCTGTTGTTAAGTTGTCAAGTATACTTtagaaattaaataatttacaaggtaaaattgtcaaatttttggcGTTAATTCGCATTTTAAAggttatttttaattctaaaaaatataatgtCATGACTACTTTTTAGAAAAAGCCCTCTTAACCAATACAACCAGTAGAAATACTAAAGATAGAAATATCAACATCAAAATACCCCTACATGCACACTCTATCTTGCGTTGTTTCTTTATGATCTTTTTGATCTGATCTGACAACGTGCCAATTCCAACAGTCGTAGTCTTTACGTTTTCTGCAGTTTTAATTGCACTTTGCGCATGGGCCTGCGATTTTTCACTTATTTCCAATGCTACATCCCCtaaattatccaaattaACAAACCTATTCTCTCTACCGCCTCTCCTATTCCCCTAATTTGATCGTCGAATTGTTGGTCTCGAAGTTTCCATCTATTTAGAGCTTCTTCCGCTTCAACTTTGTCCTTATCGTTAATCGGTTCTATGTTACAATTTTcttattaaattttcatataatataatataatataatataatatagacTAACCATCCGGATCGTTATCAAGATCCATCATCTTCAGATTACAGAGTTCCTGCTTGGTCATTGTCACGGTTTTGTGTCTAACCGCCGCATCGCACTCAGACACATGGGTAGTAAGTATCTTTACAGAGTTAGCGAAGTCATCCAACTGTTCTTCAGTGTACTTctttttcaatttcttcGTCTTAGCgattttgttgtaaatttgaacGAACGCATCGTGTACCAGTATTATCTGCTCAAGTTTAATGTTGATTGTGTTGCCAATTTTGATGATCTCAATCGGATTGTTAGTCCgattttttttcaaattatccCTCTCTTTTATCTTCACATTAATATCGTGGATCAGGTCGATTAAAATAGTTTTTTGAGCTAGAAAGTCTGCATTGTCTAAGTTGTGCTGGGACACCTCAGATAGATCCATTTTCGTAGCTTTCAATAGTCAAGATCGACTGTTTTATGAGCCAATTATTGGTAAGTATTTGCATATAAAAAGTAATTAGATCTAGTGCTATGTAAGTGATGCATGGTGGCACCAAGCCATATGGTCCAGGATGCGTATACCGGCAGATATGTAGGGTTTAACtatttacaattgtttGAGTATGAATGGATATCCAtcagtataataatattagtcAAGAATCTACACAATTTGGGTTTTTTGATACCGATTCTACCCAAGATATAGTGCCAAAATGTCATATGCATAGTGAGCGATCAATTTACATAGATAAACATCAAAATGGATGTAGATTTTGTGTGAAATACAAAGAATCCCTCAATAATTCTAAAAAATCtgacaattataattactaCAATAGCAACTTATCTGAATCATCACACGAGTAAGTCAATGATTCTTAATTGTATCCAAGAAATCCATAATTCTAACTCAGGAACAATACTGTCATTAGCAATCTTAACCCTATATTAAGAAATAACATCCTTTCTTCGGAGTATTACAAGAGTATAGCTGGGTTTGATACTTTTGAGGAGATACTGCAAGAGATTCATCAACACGCAGATCATGCAGAGCCATTTTGTTCGGCAAATCGCCTTAAACCATCGACATTATTCTGTTGCTTATACAAGCTATTTACTATGAACTTGGAAGATGATAatctaaatttgttattggAAGATACTACCAGTGTCTACGCTAGATGTTGCGGATTCCTATACATACGTTATTCATTTCACTATGAAAAGGTAACCACTTTTATTAATCCAGTTGTATAAATGGTTTAAGCCATATCTGCTGGATATACAGGAGTTTACAATAGACCTTGCAAAATCTAAAACGGTTACTTTAGGTGGCTATCTTCACTCACTTTTGATTGATGAAAAGTATTTCACCATTggtaaataaaataattacttagTGTTGCCTCGATTGCCGATTAAATTTAAGAACAATTGCGTACCtgaaattttggaatttgAGGAGTTTCGGCGTAGGAAAATTACAAATCTACGCAATATCGAACAATTCACTAGTAATGTTCAAATAGAATTTTTCGATGGGTAAATACAAAAGTTATGTAGGCAAAGATGGAAACGTGGTCAAGTGATTGAAGTACATCCTAAGGGCGGATTGACAACTATAACCGTATCCAAAAGTGATGGAATGTCAGAAATAGTGGATTTGAGTGCCATAAAATTGCCTAGTGAATGCAAAGATGATGATAAGAGATCGGGTCGGTATGATGGATCCAGGTCTAGAGATAGGGACTATAGGGGCTCCAGGGATAGAAGAAGATCCAGATCGAGAGATAGGGACAGGAACAGGTACAGAAATATGGATAGGGATATGCGCAGAGATAAAGGCAGAAGATCCAAATCTGTAGATAGAACGTATGGCAATCATCGcaacaataaaaatagcaaCTATGATGATAGATATGAAGAATATAAGAGAATTGAGAGAGAAAAGGCATTAGCAAGTGGAAAAGTAGgtaaattgttacataGGATTACTCCAGACGCCCTTCCAGTTTCAAAAGCTCACTATCATGCAGAGCCAACATAT encodes:
- a CDS encoding conserved Plasmodium protein, unknown function (overlaps_old_locusTagID:BBM_III06750;~overlaps_old_locusTagID:BBM_III06755) yields the protein MDLSEVSQHNLDNADFLAQKTILIDLIHDINVKIKERDNLKKNRTNNPIEIIKIGNTINIKLEQIILVHDAFVQIYNKIAKTKKLKKKYTEEQLDDFANSVKILTTHVSECDAAVRHKTVTMTKQELCNLKMMDLDNDPDENCNIEPINDKDKVEAEEALNRWKLRDQQFDDQIRGIGEAVERIGDVALEISEKSQAHAQSAIKTAENVKTTTVGIGTLSDQIKKIIKKQRKIECACRGILMLIFLSLVFLLVVLVKRAFSKK
- a CDS encoding PRP38 family (overlaps_old_locusTagID:BBM_III06755), with translation MDIHQYNNISQESTQFGFFDTDSTQDIVPKCHMHNKHQNGCRFCVKYKESLNNSKKSDNYNYYNSNLSESSHENNTVISNLNPILRNNILSSEYYKSIAGFDTFEEILQEIHQHADHAEPFCSANRLKPSTLFCCLYKLFTMNLEDDNLNLLLEDTTSVYARCCGFLYIRYSFHYEKLYKWFKPYLLDIQEFTIDLAKSKTVTLGGYLHSLLIDEKYFTIVLPRLPIKFKNNCVPEILEFEEFRRRKITNLRNIEQFTSNVQIEFFDGQRWKRGQVIEVHPKGGLTTITVSKSDGMSEIVDLSAIKLPSECKDDDKRSGRYDGSRSRDRDYRGSRDRRRSRSRDRDRNRYRNMDRDMRRDKGRRSKSVDRTYGNHRNNKNSNYDDRYEEYKRIEREKALASGKDYSRRPSSFKSSLSCRANIYH
- a CDS encoding NOP1, FBL, rRNA 2'-O-methyltransferase fibrillarin (overlaps_old_locusTagID:BBM_III06745); this encodes MGISKFKNNFKGKGVRGGESGKGFSGRGKMAKKPGGFKSAGFRGGSNKVIIIPHRFPGVFIAKGKADALVTKNMVPGESIYGEKRIQVQQDDGEKVEYRIWNPFRSKLAATIIGGIGNMPIHPNSKVLYLGAANGTTVSHVSDMVGPNGMVYAVEFSHRSARDLINVAKRRSNIVPIVDDARQPQRYRMLVGIVDVIFADVAQPDQARIVAINANQFLKPSGWYIISIKASCVDSTAKPEAVFAAEVDKLRKDKCKPREQLTLEPYHRDHAVVIGQYRPEKK